The Lathyrus oleraceus cultivar Zhongwan6 chromosome 5, CAAS_Psat_ZW6_1.0, whole genome shotgun sequence genome includes the window ctttgaagtaccacaGAGGTAACTAAGTATGTGCTTGACGGCCTTTAAATGtgattctttgggacatgattgatacctagcacacatacatacactaaacataatatctGATCAAGATGCGGTAAGATATAGGAGGTAACtgatcatacctctatacctttttatatctacgaccttaccattttcatcccgATCCATATTTACAGcagtaggcattggagtgtcgattACCTTGGAGTTTTCCATATCGAAGCGCTTGAGTAGCTCATTACAATACTTCATTTGGCTCAcaaaagttccttcttcaagttacttgatttgaagtccgaggaagtaacttagctcccccatcatgctcatttcaaattctccctaCATCAACTTAGAGAATTTCTTGACCGaatttatgttagtagatccaaaaataatatcatctaCATAGGATTGAGCTAAAATAGAGTGTTTTCCTTGACTCTTAATAAAAAgggttgtatcaaccttccctcttgaTAATCCTTGTTCTAGTAGAAATTTTCTAAGACGCGCATACCATgccctaggggcttgtttgagaccgtaCAAAACACGTTtaagcttataaacatagttaggatgcttatagttttcaaaaccgggaggttgatatacatagacctcttcattaaTGTGAACGTTTaggaaagcgctcttaacatccatttgaaataatttgaaattttgagaacaagcataggcaagcaaaaggcATATAGCCTCGAGTCGGGAAACCAGAGtataagtttcctcatagtcgatgtcttcctcttggttatatccttgagcaacaaggcgcgccttgttgcgagttataactccgttttcgtctaacttgttcctaaacacccatttagtgccgattactcgatggtctcgcggagggggaacaagatcccacacctcatttcttttgaaTTGATTAAGTTTCTCTTGCATCGctaaaaaccaatgttcatcgagtaatgcgtctttggagtttttaggctcattttgagagacgaaagcgaaatgataataaaatttacttatctttgaccgtgtggtaactccctttgagatatctcctagaatattatcgatgggatgattcttagaagatttccattccaaaggaagatcattgTTATTAATCAAATGATCCTTCTCTTTCTTTTCGAAAATTTGATCTGGCTCCTCCTCAGCTTTTTCCGGATGGGGTTCAACACgcttttcttcttgatcttttattatgtcATCCGAAGGAACACGTGCACCATCAACAATAATACCTTCTACGACAGTtttcggataagattcatcaaaggaaacatgcacggattcttcaacaataagtaaccttttgtatactctatatgctttactagaatgagagtatccaagaaagataccttcatcggcttttgagtcaaatttaccaagATTTTCTTTACCATTGTTTAATACAAAGCATTTACATCCGAAGATATGAATATGTGAAACATTAGGCTTCCTTCCCTTTAGAAATTCATAAGGggttttgtttagaataggacaaatgagtatcctattcaatacataacaagccgtatttatggcatcggcccaaaaatatttaggaaggtcattttcattgatcatagtcctTCCACGCTCTTCTAAAATTCTATTTTTACGTTCCACTACTctattttgttgtggagttcttagagcagaaaaattatgatcaatgtcgtttgtttcataaaattcctcaaagaggtggttttcaaattcacctccgtgatcacttcgaatagtaactatgctagtgttcaatttgttttgagacatcttggcaaacttttcaaaagcagaaaaagtgtcacttttacttgctaagaagatagtccaacaaaataTAGAGTAGTCATCTACTATAACAAACCATAGTGgtttccacctagacttttaattctagatggcccaaaaaggtccatatggagaagttcaaggggtctcATTATGGAAAtaatatttttagatttaaacgagatccttgtttgctttcccatttggcacaCATCACACAAGTAATCTTTTAAAAATTTTATTTTGGGAAAACCAACTACTAGATCTTTTGCGATAActttatttagcaagtcaaagttTACATGCGTTAATCGCCTATGCCAAAGCCAtgagtcttcactcatggagacgagacatttagcactagtcaaagatacttcattcaagtTAAGCATGTATACATTATTTTCCCTCCAACCCTTAAGCACATCATTCTTATTATCATTATGTTAAATCATGCAACAATCTTTTAAAAACGAGACtatatcctttgtcacataattggctaatactaatgagattgtgcttaaggcctttaactaaaaggacgtctgagatagtagtagaggaggcattacctacactaccttttccgagtATAGATACCTTGTTATTATAATCGTAGGTTACAAACCATTTCTTCTTATCCACAAAGTTAAAGAACAAGGAAGTGTCACCCGTCATGTGTCTTtagcatccactatcgagaatCCATGTTCTCTCTGTATCCTCAAgacattccacctacaaatttaaacaagggaaggaggttcattgggtcctagtgtgtgagtaaaactttggttgcatttgggcaaccattgaaaaatgcctttagggactagaaatctcctaaatCGACATTTAGCAATAGTATGTCCCCTTTTGCAACAATATAGAAAATTTAAGTTAGGATGAGAGTTGCTTTTGCTAATTTGATCCTTTACCACATAAGTGTATTTTTGATAAGGATTATTCATGTCACTTCTAAAATGTGATATATCAATAGCAAAGGCaactttaggttgtaaagccttGTCTAATTTGGCTCGAAGAGTTCTAACCtctctttgccaaatgtgacaGGTTTCACATCTGGACCATCCAAACCAAAATCCCTTATCATCTTCAGTTTTGCCTTTAGTAACCTCTATCATTGATTTTTTGAGggtttctaattccttttcggaATCAGAAATCTTCTTTTCTAAATTGCAGAAAATTTTATTATTTGAGGCTAGGCGTTTGAAAGCTTCCTTGGCCTcattgtgtagagtactaaaggcaTTTTTCAAATCACAATAATACATTTtatcaacatgatcatatttagaatgacttacattctttttcttctttcgATGAACTGTAAGACAAAGATTGGTgttttcttcttcatcacttgatttatCATTGCTTGAGGACTCACTATCACTCTCCCAtgcaatgtatgctcttctaACTTTGCTATATTTATTGTGATGTTTGTCTTTTCCTTTGTATTTCTTCAGCAAGGGACAATCCGTCTTATAATGACCGACCTTTCTGCAATTGAAGCATGATCCTTTTGACTTAGTTGTCTTACCTTCCTCTTGATTCGGgaattttgattgtcttctatagttgaTAGGATTTTTATCCGAATGTTGGACTTCGTTCTTTCTAAGGTATCAGTTATACCTCCTTACAAATAGCCTCATGTCTGCATTCAAATCTTTACCGTCATCACTTGATCCACTCTCACACGCATCATTGGTGGATGAATTATATCTTGAAGTTTTTAAAGCGATAAACTTTCTTTCGGTGTCCTTAACTTTctccttcttttccttcttttcCTTCTTTAGACTCTTCTTATTTTTATCAAGGCtcatgagctcttgctcatgctcttgaagTTTGCCAAACAATGTTGCCATGTCCGatgttcttagatcattggcttccttaatcGCGGTGACCTTTGGTAGCCAATTCCTGTTAAGAtatcttaagattttattagtagcaacatcattaggggtaGTTCTACCAAGAGCATTTAACTgattgattagatgagaaaatcGATTTTGCATATCGGTAATGGTTTCACCATCCtccatatgaaaaaggtcaaattcttgagttaaagtgttgattctagctagtttgacatcattggttcccCCATGGGTAATTTGCAATGAGTCTCACATAGCTTTAGAACTAGTATAATGGGAAACCCaataatactcatcaacacctaaggcGGCAATGAGCATATTTatggctttccaatcatagttaTACTTTTTCTCATCTACTTCATTCCACTGTGCTTCAGGTTTAGGTATAACAAAACCATCTGCCTTTgtcatggttatttccataggaccatcttggatAACTTTCCATAATTTCCtatcaatagagttgatatggatacgcatacaaTATTTCCAATAACTATAGTTTTCACCGGTATAAATAGGCGCCCTATTGTACACCCCTTTAGGatcgttactcattttctaaaaagtcATATGTGAAGCACTAGATGAACCGACACCtgtgataccacttgttagacgatagtgctgatctagaaggggggttgaatatATCAGTTTTGAAATTTAGCgttttttaaaaatgttttcaacagttgcggaagcaccctagattttaatcgtctaaacgatccgttaatgaaaagatcagatatgcgtgaaaccgaatggaatTACTTAAGATAGAGATTATCAACCcctatctaaatcaatcgattaaccactatgatccttgatatcgttacctctaataatgcttAACACAATAAGATATCAAGGAACATATTACTAagtttgtgtgagattaattttatcgaacacttggtgtgcactccataccaagtttcaatttcactcaagttgaatgtgcaaaattttactcagttgcaatcaaagtgattgcaacAATTTATCGAACAATTGATATGCACACCAATCAAGAGATATTGATTTTACgattaatttcacacaaaacataattaatgcagaatttaaagagttaagagatagagagaacaagaccggatttattgaggcagttcccctatcgtcctcgcttagggtacgtttgccctcaattctaaatctagaatttagatgtttttattaacacgttgcaaagtcaatacaagagaacaaatgatcaccaccaatcaacccctagagttgttgcagatcctattctattctctccccttgattcgagttgaaaCAAGTTCTTCAAGCACTTTGAACAAACCTCCGGTTAccgctaccttattgcaagaacgcCACGTTCTCCAAAAAATTAGCTCGGCCGATTTTGAACGCAATTCACTTGATCCCgaagctttcttcacaatcctccgtttaccgctacttgtttgaccgaaccttccgttcttcaaacttttcactcggttgaatctacgaagcaaaggttagtgcaaaaaaccccaattcttggaggacaaaacctcaagggttttattcaagaaaaacccacacaaagtctcaacccaaactaagataatcCAATCTTATTTGAACGTTATCACCACTgcaatgcacaatgctcaacaaagattattatgtgtgattattgagaaatgcaatgaagaatgaagatgatgagcacattggtgtatatctttcacttttcttgttaaaatgttgaagaagagactctagaatatttatatgatgcatggacaaAGTAACAGACGTAACAGAATAATTTTGCAAAAATGCACAGTAGAAAATTGGGTGCCAACAGCGACCAGTCGACCTGTTCACACAGttgagtcgactcaaacaggttgagtcgactcatgactcgacctgtttagacccgtggcaacatggttcaaatgaaacagccaatgagtcgactcaaacagccaatgagtcgactcaaacaggggatgagtcaACTCAAACAGGTTTTTCCAGAGTTGAGTCAACTCATGActcaacctgttcagacccgtggcaacatggttcaaatgaaacagCCAATGAGTCGACTTAATGAGTCGACTTAAATAGGGGATGAGTCAACTCAAAATTCTTAAACTGTCAAACATGAGTTTTTGATATTTTGgtcaattcaaaccattttcttatGAACCTAAGGTACCAATGATGATCAAGTGCATTATTCATATCTATGAAATGCTCCTATATGCATGGACTCATCTCACTTATACTTTGGGCATGTTggaggatgaatgcattctatgatatgatgacaccgtccaaagcacacattatgagcaactaaaaaggtttgacatcattaaaataaggacaAGGGATCTTTGCCCTCACATATGTTGATGTTGAGTTTATTATAATGTATGCAGATTatttgtttcactaacccttcaTTGAACATGCATCCATCTAAAGtgatttagaaaataataattttataagTATGCTATATTTGAAATGCAATTTAGATCAAACATATTTTTCGAATTGCATGCATCTCATAATTCATCTATCGCTCTTTAACACATAGAACTTAGTTTATTACCCCAGGTTCTTCAAAGAAACAGTTTATACtctattaatttatattttaaaacATCAAATTTGTTGAGAAATTGAATCATCTTCATCACTATCATCATAATAATCTTCATCATTGATtaaaataatgatgatgatgattcCGAATTAGTCAACATATTGATGCTTTGCAAAATAGACTAGGAATGGACAGTTGCTTTAAATAACATGGGGCATTTAATCAAATACTACGTGTTAAGTAGCAAGAGTTGAGTTACGGTATGAATGCAATTTGAAAAATAGTGGTTCGTTTAAgttgtttttcaagaataatttaatttttcaaattattatctTCTACATCAATTTTGATGGTTGTATATGTTTAGTGAGGTGTAGGGAAAAAGAAGAAATAtacatattttataataaactcagGGTACTTTCCACAACGGTACCGTGGTGAAATGTTAATTATATTCCAAATAAATTGTTGCTTCTTGGTTTCGAACCCATGACCTAAAtatatatcacaacggttgtttAATATAATTATTGTGATAGGTAGCACGCTACCTAACTTATAACCACGATCACACGCCCGTTGTGGAAACCAACATACATACAATAATGCTACCTAACAACGGACGTGCAACCATCATTATATTTGTTTCGCAACTGTCATTATATGTATTTTTTGTATTAGTGAACCTTGACATACAAACTTTTGAGGTTTCTTCATGTGCATTTTTGAGAATCTCTCATATTTTTGTAGCTTCTGAACATGTATTGATCAACCTGAACATATTTGTATCTACACCATTAAGATAACAATCAAAGccttggagtttccaagagcttcCCCATCTTCAACATTCGTCCATTCAACTTCTGGTTTTAAGCTAGTAGTTCCATCTCCATATGTGATCACTGGATGTTTCCATCCTTTTATCATATCTTTCCATGCTTTGTTGCCTATGGATTTCAGAAAGACCACCATCATAgccttccaataatcataattgGTGTCATCCAAGACAGGTGGTTTATTGATCGATCCTCAATCTTTCATTATATCCATTTGAGAAGAATTTATCTTTCCTAGAGCTTACCCAACAGGCTAGGGTGCCTTCTTTGATGTCAATTGAAATTTTGTACCTCAGGGGACAGATGTCGAATGTGATGCTTCAATAACAAGTTCGAAAAGTTAAACCAGAAACACCACAATATAAGATACTGGATGATGAAGCagaaaaaaaaaagtaaataaCACGATAgttgtttacccagttcagtgAAACCACACCTACATCTGGGAGGCTGAGTCCACAatccaagaaaggaaattcattATAGTATCTTAGTACTTTTAATCTTACAAGCAACAACAAAGCCTATGTTATTCAATGCCTCTTCCTAACATTATccaatgactttctatttagagtctccccctaaatatgagaacctaCCCACTTTCTTCTCAATCACACAATCCGTGATTGGAGATTACAACTTAATAACCAATGTTAAAACTACCACTCAACTCTAGACAAACCTTATATgtcaagttactgaaacatatAGGTGTACATACAACAATAATAAAGACTCAAAAATAAACCCTAACACTCTAAATATTCAATGCATTTCCTGGCTACCAATGGTTGTTTTGAGCTCCTTATATAGCATAATAATCATGGATTTTTCTTCATGGATTTGAGATTTGATTTCGTCCAGAATTAGTGCAGAATCTGTTGGATATTTGATTTGTTTCTTGAATATCTGCAGCAAGATATGATTTGGTTCaatttaaatcttcatttaaatTTGGATCAATCTTCATTCAACTGTCAAACAAATCACCTA containing:
- the LOC127080630 gene encoding uncharacterized protein LOC127080630; the protein is MEDGETITDMQNRFSHLINQLNALGRTTPNDVATNKILRYLNRNWLPKVTAIKEANDLRTSDMATLFGKLQEHEQELMSLDKNKKSLKKEKKEKKEKVKDTERKFIALKTSRYNSSTNDACESGSSDDGKDLNADMRLFVRRKVGHYKTDCPLLKKYKGKDKHHNKYSKVRRAYIAWESDSESSSNDKSSDEEENTNLCLTVHRKKKKNVSHSKYDHVDKMYYCDLKNAFSTLHNEAKEAFKRLASNNKIFCNLEKKISDSEKELETLKKSMIEVTKGKTEDDKGFWFGWSRCETCHIWQREVRTLRAKLDKALQPKVAFAIDISHFRSDMNNPYQKYTYVVECLEDTERTWILDSGC